The following are encoded together in the Salvelinus fontinalis isolate EN_2023a chromosome 38, ASM2944872v1, whole genome shotgun sequence genome:
- the LOC129837124 gene encoding myeloid leukemia factor 2-like isoform X2, translated as MFRYLNDVDDNPYMMDPFAAQRQQMRSLFGSFGYEPFPLSPQIQPPRAPHLQAGALQPFGMMGMGGGFMDMFGMMGGMMENMDRMSGSPNCQTFSSSTVISYSSSDMGAPKVYQQTSELRTAPGGIRETRQSMRDSESGLERLAIGHHIWDRGHVMERSRNRHTGDREERQDYINLEESEAAAFDEEWRSTAGRYPPPNARGIDYGRDRRAGGQQLALAAPPSSSSPPAPRHESPRHLPPATRPRYDW; from the exons ATGTTTCGATATTTAAATGACGTGGATGACAACCCTTACATGAT GGATCCATTCGCAGCCCAGAGGCAACAGATGAGGAGTCTGTTTGGGTCGTTTGGCTACGAACCTTTCCCCCTCAGCCCTCAGATTCAGCCTCCCCGTGCACCCCaccttcag GCTGGAGCACTGCAGCCGTTTGGAATGATGGGAATG GGGGGAGGCTTCATGGACATGTTTGGGATGATGGGAGGAATGATGGAGAACATG GACAGAATGTCGGGTTCGCCAAACTGTCAGACGTTCTCTTCCTCCACAGTcatctcctactcctcctcagacatgGGAGCCCCTAAAGTCTACCAGCAGACCAGCGAATTGAGGACTGCACCTGGAGGG ATTCGTGAGACGCGCCAATCGATGCGTGACAGCGAGAGCGGCTTGGAGCGCCTGGCCATTGGCCACCACATCTGGGACCGCGGTCACGTGATGGAACGCTCCCGAAACCGCCACACGGGCGACCGCGAAGAACGGCAGGACTACATCAACCTGGAGGAGA gtgaggctgCTGCCTTCGATGAGGAGTGGAGGAGCACAGCCGGAAGGTACCCTCCCCCAAACGCACGGGGGATAGACTACGGCCGGGACAGGAGGGCAGGTGGGCAACAGCTGGCCCTCGCCGCCCCACCCAGCTCCTCGTCTCCGCCCGCCCCTCGCCATGAGTCTCCCAGGCACCTCCCACCCGCAACTCGCCCCCGCTACGACTGGTGA
- the LOC129837124 gene encoding myeloid leukemia factor 2-like isoform X1, with protein sequence MFRYLNDVDDNPYMMDPFAAQRQQMRSLFGSFGYEPFPLSPQIQPPRAPHLQAGALQPFGMMGMGGGFMDMFGMMGGMMENMDRMSGSPNCQTFSSSTVISYSSSDMGAPKVYQQTSELRTAPGGIRETRQSMRDSESGLERLAIGHHIWDRGHVMERSRNRHTGDREERQDYINLEESEAAAFDEEWRSTAGRYPPPNARGIDYGRDRRAGGQQLALAAPPSSSSPPAPRHESPRHLPPATRPRYDWGQG encoded by the exons ATGTTTCGATATTTAAATGACGTGGATGACAACCCTTACATGAT GGATCCATTCGCAGCCCAGAGGCAACAGATGAGGAGTCTGTTTGGGTCGTTTGGCTACGAACCTTTCCCCCTCAGCCCTCAGATTCAGCCTCCCCGTGCACCCCaccttcag GCTGGAGCACTGCAGCCGTTTGGAATGATGGGAATG GGGGGAGGCTTCATGGACATGTTTGGGATGATGGGAGGAATGATGGAGAACATG GACAGAATGTCGGGTTCGCCAAACTGTCAGACGTTCTCTTCCTCCACAGTcatctcctactcctcctcagacatgGGAGCCCCTAAAGTCTACCAGCAGACCAGCGAATTGAGGACTGCACCTGGAGGG ATTCGTGAGACGCGCCAATCGATGCGTGACAGCGAGAGCGGCTTGGAGCGCCTGGCCATTGGCCACCACATCTGGGACCGCGGTCACGTGATGGAACGCTCCCGAAACCGCCACACGGGCGACCGCGAAGAACGGCAGGACTACATCAACCTGGAGGAGA gtgaggctgCTGCCTTCGATGAGGAGTGGAGGAGCACAGCCGGAAGGTACCCTCCCCCAAACGCACGGGGGATAGACTACGGCCGGGACAGGAGGGCAGGTGGGCAACAGCTGGCCCTCGCCGCCCCACCCAGCTCCTCGTCTCCGCCCGCCCCTCGCCATGAGTCTCCCAGGCACCTCCCACCCGCAACTCGCCCCCGCTACGACTG GGGTCAAGGGTGA
- the LOC129837123 gene encoding gamma-enolase-like, whose protein sequence is MSIVIIVAREILDSRGNPTVEVDLHTDKGVFRAAVPSGASTGIYEALELRDGDKSRYKGKGVLKAVGHINDTIGPALIQSGVSVVEQEKLDKMMIEMDGTENKSQFGANAILGVSLAICKAGAAEKGVPLYRHIADLAGNTELVLPVPVFNIINGGSHAGNKLAMQEFMVLPVGAESFRDAVRVGAELYQTLREVIKEKYGQDATSVGDEGGFAPNILENTEALELIKTAIEKAGFTDKVVIGMDVAASEFYKEGKYDLDFKSPPNADRHISAQELCDMYQGFVNDYPVVSIEDPFDQDDWPAWSQMTASVGIQVVGDDLTVTNPKRIERALEERACNCLLLKVNQIGSVTEAIQACKLAQENGWGVMVSHRSGETEDTFIADLVVGLCTGQIKTGAPCRSERLAKYNQLMRIEEELGDQARFAGHNFRNPAAL, encoded by the exons ATGTCGATAGTGATCATTGTTGCCAGGGAGATCCTGGACTCCAGGGGGAACCCCACAGTGGAAGTGGACCTGCATACTGACAAAG gTGTCTTCAGGGCAGCTGTGCCTAGCGGAGCGTCTACTGGCATCTATGAAGCCCTGGAGCTGAGAGACGGAGACAAGAGCCGCTACAAGGGCAAAG GTGTGCTCAAGGCTGTTGGTCACATCAATGACACCATCGGTCCTGCCCTCATCCAGTCG GGGGTCAGTGTGGTAGAACAGGAGAAACTGGACAAGATGATGATAGAGATGGACGGCACTGAGAACAAGT CTCAGTTCGGGGCCAATGCTATTCTGGGTGTGTCCTTGGCCATATGCAAAGCTGGTGCCGCAGAGAAAGGTGTCCCCCTGTACCGTCACATTGCAGACCTGGCAGGAAACACAGAGCTAGTGCTTCCAGTTCCT gtATTTAACATTATCAACGGGGGCTCTCATGCAGGCAACAAGCTGGCCATGCAAGAGTTCATGGTACTTCCTGTAGGGGCGGAGTCTTTCAGGGACGCTGTGCGTGTGGGGGCGGAGCTGTACCAGACGCTGAGGGAAGTGATCAAGGAGAAGTATGGCCAGGACGCCACCAGCGTGGGGGACGAGGGGGGGTTCGCCCCAAACATACTAGAGAACACTGaag CCCTGGAGCTGATCAAGACAGCCATTGAGAAGGCAGGTTTCACAGACAAGGTGGTGATCGGGATGGACGTGGCAGCCTCTGAGTTCTACAAAGAGGGCAAGTACGACCTGGACTTCAAGTCTCCGCCCAACGCAGACCGCCACATCAGCGCCCAAGAGCTCTGCGACATGTACCAGGGCTTCGTCAATGActacccag TGGTGTCCATTGAGGATCCGTTTGACCAGGATGACTGGCCGGCCTGGTCCCAGATGACAGCCTCCGTGGGGATCCAGGTGGTGGGGGACGACCTGACCGTCACCAACCCCAAGAGGATAGAGCGCGCCCTGGAGGAGAGGGCCTGCAACTGCCTGCTGCTCAAAGTCAACCAGATTGGCTCTGTCACCGAAGCCATCCAGGC gtgtAAGCTGGCTCAAGAGAATGGCTGGGGGGTGATGGTGAGCCACCGCTCAGGTGAGACAGAGGACACCTTCATTGCTGATCTGGTGGTGGGCCTCTGCACTGGACAAATCAAGACTGGAGCTCCCTGTCGATCAGAGCGGCTGGCCAAATACAATCAACTCATGAG GATTGAGGAGGAGTTAGGGGACCAGGCTCGCTTCGCAGGGCACAACTTCCGGAACCCCGCCGCCCTCTAA